A genome region from Alteripontixanthobacter maritimus includes the following:
- a CDS encoding esterase/lipase family protein, with the protein MTNATTAPGTGQPSTQTTAKYPPNVGARPPSRLLALTEPHRAMAEYASFLALRPALNLLPRGDGHGVLVLPGFMAGDGSTRPMRRLLTRLGYDVEGWKLGRNVRVDNARVEAMGKCVTELHKRTGQKVSIVGWSLGGVFARELAKIMPEKVRQVISLGSPISDDRGHTNAARLFEWLNGEKPEPMQQGNFQQLAEAPPVPTTSILTKGDGVVHWRGSVQKPTDNTENIEVIASHIGLGVNPSVMYAIADRLSQVEGEWSEFRPSGLARMFYPRSRLH; encoded by the coding sequence ATGACCAATGCGACTACCGCGCCTGGGACCGGGCAGCCGTCCACGCAAACTACGGCCAAATATCCGCCGAATGTCGGGGCGCGTCCACCCAGCCGCTTGCTGGCGCTGACCGAACCGCACCGGGCGATGGCGGAATATGCATCGTTTCTGGCGCTGCGCCCTGCGCTGAACCTTTTGCCCCGGGGTGACGGGCACGGCGTGCTGGTCCTTCCCGGGTTCATGGCGGGTGACGGTTCGACCCGTCCCATGCGCAGATTACTCACACGGCTCGGCTACGATGTGGAAGGCTGGAAACTTGGCCGCAATGTCCGTGTGGACAACGCGCGAGTGGAGGCGATGGGCAAATGCGTGACCGAGCTGCACAAGCGCACCGGACAGAAAGTATCGATTGTCGGTTGGAGCCTGGGCGGTGTCTTTGCCCGCGAACTGGCCAAAATCATGCCCGAAAAGGTGCGTCAGGTCATTTCGCTCGGCAGCCCGATCAGCGACGATCGCGGTCACACCAACGCCGCGCGGCTGTTCGAATGGTTGAATGGCGAAAAGCCCGAACCGATGCAGCAGGGAAACTTCCAGCAATTGGCTGAGGCCCCGCCGGTTCCCACCACCTCGATCCTGACCAAGGGTGACGGCGTGGTCCACTGGCGCGGATCGGTGCAGAAACCGACCGATAACACCGAAAATATCGAGGTAATCGCCAGCCATATCGGCCTGGGCGTGAACCCGTCGGTGATGTACGCAATCGCAGATCGCCTCTCGCAGGTGGAAGGCGAATGGAGCGAATTCAGGCCTTCCGGGTTGGCACGGATGTTTTATCCGCGCTCTCGCTTGCATTAA